One stretch of Ornithinimicrobium ciconiae DNA includes these proteins:
- a CDS encoding DUF4188 domain-containing protein, whose translation MRTQDFSRAPDIAQAGVMFVGGTRYTRPVAWLRHAGRYRTMISEMKRMRGYRGHRTYWQPPFTLGTIAWFDTMDDLMRFARTGTHRELMAWVTDGSRNAIGGWIRVYTAAPHGYTNGVWRAEGNVMQNIETFTPIGMEEVGPPVVRVKRDRETGDNATG comes from the coding sequence ATGAGGACGCAGGACTTCAGCAGGGCGCCGGACATCGCCCAGGCGGGCGTGATGTTCGTCGGAGGCACCCGCTACACCAGACCCGTCGCCTGGCTGCGGCACGCCGGGCGCTACCGGACGATGATCAGCGAGATGAAGCGGATGCGGGGCTACCGGGGCCACCGCACTTACTGGCAGCCACCGTTCACGCTGGGCACCATCGCCTGGTTCGACACCATGGACGACCTGATGCGCTTCGCCCGCACCGGCACGCACCGGGAGTTGATGGCGTGGGTCACCGACGGCTCCCGCAACGCGATAGGTGGGTGGATCCGGGTCTACACCGCCGCCCCGCACGGCTATACCAATGGCGTGTGGCGGGCGGAGGGCAACGTCATGCAGAACATCGAGACGTTCACCCCGATCGGCATGGAGGAGGTCGGTCCGCCTGTCGTCCGGGTCAAGCGGGACCGGGAGACCGGTGACAACGCCACCGGGTGA